ATCAAGATGATTTGTAATCTTGCAATGCGGTATTACAGATATATTGCTGATTCATAAGTACCTAAGATGATAATGACATGATATTTAACATTTCCCAGCCCAGGCAGCTAGGGGGTTGTCTGGTATTTTAAGTTTCTTTAAAACTGTCCCTTTTATCTACTCTTGACTAAATTCTTGGTGTGGGGGATGGTGGTATATGTGTGTGTCCATCACTTGAGTATTCCTGCAAAATCAGACATATATTTTTCAGGATGTTTGTAAGCCTTTCTTCTTTGCTCTTCTACAGGATGGAAAAGTCTCACAGCTTGAGCATGTATTTATTCGAGGGAGCAAAGTCAGGTAATTGCTTTGTTCGTCCAATTCTAAGCTTTAGGTgctacaaatatttttcatagatgCTGACATCCTATATGTCAATGTCATGATTTTAATAGGTTCATGGTAATACCAGACATGCTGAAGAACGCTCCAATGTTCAAGCGCCTGGAGTCCAGGATCAAGGTACCACTTAGTTGTCAAGTAGTAAATTCAGTCAAATATAGATTTTTCCTTCTGCCTTTACATATTTCCTCTTAATTCTTGAAGGGTAAAAGCTCAGCATTGGGAGTTGGCAGGGGACGAGCTGTTGCGATGCGAGCTAGAGTAAGTGCTAGACTTCTTTGTACCACCAGTTCTTGttttgttgttcttcttcttcttttgttagtgTATTGGGTTTTGTGTCCTCTCCTCTACTTGCAATCTCAGATATAATTATTGCATGGGCATATGAGTTGTCCTTAAGTCCTTAATCATATTACAGGCTCAAGCTGCTGGAAGAGGAGCAGCACCGGGTAGAGGCGTTGTTCCACCTGTTCGAAGGTAAACAACCATCCGCACTCCAGATGGTCTCCTGTTCTCGATGTAGAGATGGTGTATCTTGGTTTCAAGTGAAATTTGAGTCGACAGGAGTAAATGCTTGTGTTCGAAATACATTTGGGTTGGGATTTTATGTCAAGGTAAGAGAGATCTTGAGttcatgagctctctctcttgttACCAAGCTCATTGCCGGACATTTTCTGTTGCTGAATGTTAGGATGGTGGTTTGCTTGGGATATACCGGAGTGTAGTAGGACcagatttttatcatttttcttgGACGACTGTGGATTTACTTCTCTTAACCAAAATGAATGATCTGTTATCTGTGCGAGTAGAGGGTGATTCTCCAGTATTCCATGACTATGAACTTCAGCAATTTGTTTCCACTTCTCTGCATTCATCAGCCCGGATACAGCCCTCATGCTGCATAAATCACATTACTGTTATGTTCTGTAGGGTGAGGTTAGGACAATGTATGTATGTACATGGGTTATGATGAAAGTCATTCGGTTAGCAAAAGGATCAAAATGGAGCAATCTGTTTCCCAAATAGTTTAGAtacaaggaaaatgaaatgCTGTAAGGGCTGAAATGGTTGATTAATGTGACTTGGTGTATCTCTTGTATGATAAGTTGCTGATGGCATGAGAAATTAAGGTGCGGTTTAGTTAGTGGCCGACAAAGAGAGGCGTCTGCATTGAAGTGTAGATGAATGAGAGGGGAAAGGTGGTATAACTATTAATGGGTAGCAGATGAGATGGTGTAGATTGGTCCATATGTATGATTGTAAGCAAATTTAGGAAAAAGCAAGTAGTCATGCGTAATCAAATGCTTTGATAACGCAGTACCATCCTCCAACTTTTAGCAGGGCCTGATCGATCTCACTGGATCTTGATCTGCTGCCTTCCAGAGCTAGTCTACAGTGTCATTCTGTTTTATAGGAGTTGTGTTGGACTTcgttctccatctctctctctctctctctctctatgttatGCATTTCTTGGGGGTAGTAATAACACTGAACGTAatgttggataatttttagGTTCACTGTCAGCCTGAAAAACTCATTACACGGTCACATTGGATGATTAGCGTAATTTGAATTTACACCCGTTTACTTATGGAAGAATACTGCTGCTACTTTGGTTCATTCGTGCATGCTTGTCACTCGATCTATGCGGCTTGTTACTtagaaaatcttaaacttattgtacaccGATTAATTtagtcaaattttcaatttggctaatgtAGAAAGAGTCCAAAGTGCTTGAATAATGTCGTTTCCTTTCATTATTTTGGCATTGTTTTTAAAGGATAATAATGTGTTTCGCAACGTTTTCACGGCGGGGCAAGGGCTAATTGTGCGGAGAGAAAGGCTAGTtagcaaattttcaatttttttatttataaattaagAGCTGCTGATCGCAATTTTAGGGAGAAAGAGTCTAAGAAAGCTCGGCAGTGGGCATCATGTTCTCTCATTTTGTGTTATAACCCTTccacaaactctctctctctctcaccctgaGAACACTGTTGACGGGAATGGAACCTACAAATTCTCTCTCACTCAACCGAAAGCTCAGACACCCTCTCTGCCTCATCTGCTGCATCCTCCACCACCACTGCCAccgctgccgctgccgctgccgccaGGAACGCTTCCCCTCCAACGGAACGTCAGCAATCACAAACTTAAAGCCACCATCCACCTCAGCATCATCAGCTTATGCCATGCTGCCGAAGCCATTGTGCAAGCTCGAAGTTCCTGAAATCAAGGACAAGAGCAAGCATTATCTCATGTCATGCATCGGGAGGCACAGCTGCTGGAGGAACTCGTTGGTCGATTTCAGGTACTACTCGGTGAGTTATGCATTGAACTTCAACAACGGGGCCGATGATCAGTTTGAGCTTCGCCTCAATGTTACCTCCGCCGAGGAGAGCAACCGTTGACGTAGTCGAATGTAATTGTGCATGGTGATCGTTGGCATCGCTTGGATGTCGCTCTTTCGTGATTCCAGGGCTTTCACCGAAGGTGGAGTTGCTCGTtgccaaataaaaagaaacatgcTCGACTGAGGTAAATACGGAATAACAAAGAACGCAGTTCAAAGGTGAGAACAGTAGCTTTATAAGTTTGACTACTAATCAGCAGGCCTCATGGTTCAATGAAGTAATAACTGATCATGTTGTCTGGAAAATCTACGTACTTTCCATCGTCAATCTAACCGTACGACAACGGACCGAAGGGGCAAAAGCTGAAGTTATTCGTTGACAAGTTCAGTTGTGCTAATTTGACTACATTATGTCCAATCCAATCTGCAGCTTCATATCTAGGAATTAGGCTCTCAACATTGAACCATGTATTATCAAGTCAGAGTCGCTTAGTTCTTGCTGTTGTCGACTGCGTGGAGTAATTCTCATTCTTTGGTCTTAAGTACGAAATTTGTTTCCTTAGTCATGCTTGCTTTCACGTTTGGCTGGTCGAAACACGGTTGACCCGACGACAGATTATGCTGCAGTGGCTCTTAGCATATGATGATAAAATAAAGTGAAACTGAAGCTGCCTACTGACTAAAACTTACAAGTAGCAATCACTTCACTTGCTGCATCAGTTCTTTCTTCGGCTATTGAACAGGGATTGGAAGTTCTGATCGCCCATCAGGTTGCTTGCCGTGCAATATGCTACTAACGCATTTGCTTGATTTCTGTGCTTCTCAAACTCTGTAGCAGCATCGAGGCCTAGCGATACCGAGACTGGGACTAAAATCTATTTCGGAAACATCAAATATATGTAATTGCCGTGCATCTTCTTGTTTACTGAAGTAGGATATTCATTTTGTATGTTGCAGCGAGCATTACTTCGATAATCAACATCTTCCTAATGAATCCTATTTCACCGCAACATAACTGCCTTAACTCGCACAGCTGCGCCCGTGAGCTCTTTAACGTGATTTCTTTTGCATGTCACGAGCTAACACAAGCGACaagatttccttttgtttttctcacTGCCACCCTTCTCCAAGTACaaaattttggggaaaatgcTGAGTTTCGCATCGAGTCAGAACAGCATATGGGATGCACAACGAACATAACCTAAATCAATTTGCTGATGAAATCAAGGTAAACTAGGAGACAGGGTAGGCTTTGACACTTTGAGCTCTCCGCAATCGCTGATGTAAACAGTCTTGAGAGGCTTATTCCAAATCGCACGAGCATTTGGCGCTCTATCGTCGCCAAGAAACTTGGCCAGATCATTGAGTTGGCGGATCCTTTCAGAGGGTTTGTACGTAGGAATGGAAGCGATTGTTGTTACGACATCCAAGCCTGAAAATCCAAAGTAACCAAGATGTGAACCGCGTGAGAGAATGATAACATACAGAGGTACACACCAATTGTTCTGTCATATAACAGTAAGCATGTAAACTGCAAGGAAGGAGCCAAATGctttcaaaacaatcctagACAAATGTCTTAGAAAACGAAAGTTCGCATAAGAAATATTGCCTACAAGTAGAATGGCCATATCGCTTTAATTTTCAGAGTTCAGATATTTCAAGAAAGCACAAGTTATGTCTTGGGGAGCAGCAACTCTACTCTTGAACTGAATTCTATTTCAGAAACTTATGCCCCGTCGAATCGATTGTTCCTAATGAGTTTTGAGTGCTACTATGATTAGCCTTTACTAGTATACTAGAGGAAGACTACCCAAAAGTCATGAACTTCCagtaatgaaaattgaaaaacagaTGACAATTGTGGGCACTTTCCTTGGATGATCCAGAAAGCCAGTTCACCTTTAAACTCTTGGGTCTACACTGTGTCACAGTGTGTGAGTTATAAAGAAAATTTGCAATGCAAGGAAGGAAGGGAGGGACTTCCACTTGGTCAGACAAGACAGCATCAATGGCCACAACAAGAGCAATTTCACAAGAAGCTCAAGGCTTGATAAGCATAAAGATTGTGATCTATTCATGTTATGTCAGAACAAGAACGAAATTGGTAATGTTAATGTCCAATCTGGCAGCGAATTTGTTCTGATAAACGCAAATGCTCATCAGATGGGGTGAGACCCAACATTCATATATACAAAGCACGAACAACCAAGAGGAAAGCAATCAAATTCACATAACAATCATCAGATGGATTCAATTTCACTCACCTTCGAGCACCGTGCCGAACACAATGTTCTTGCTATCCAATTGGGGACACGGACCAGGCCCTGTGGTGATCAAGAACTCCACGTTCCTGTACTCCGGGTCCATCTTGATCTTCTCGTCGTCGTCGTTCTCCGACAAGCACAGCGAGACCACGCCGGCCCTCGAGTGGCGGAGGAGGAAGGCCCGCGAGTCCACCGCCTCGGTGTTGCGCGCCAGCTCCGACAGCGGCGGCCTCACCTCGCCCTTGTCCCGCCGGCCCTGCCGGCCGGCGAGGAAGTACTGGCCGGGGAAGATCTTGTTGACGAGGGTGTTGCGGTAGGAGGTGCCCGGGGCGGTGCACATGGACTTGAAGTTGGCAACGGTGAGGGGGACGAGGTGGCCGTAGAGGCCGAGGACGAGGCGGCCGAGGGGGACGGAGTCGGCGCAGAGGGAGGCGAGGTCGTCAGAGATGGTGCGGTCGGGTTTGAAGTAGTTGGGGCAGATGGAGAAGTCCATGAACACGCGGTCGGTGATGGTGGTGTCGGGCGGCGGGGGAAGGGAGGCTGCCGGGATCGCGAAGGAGGCGGCggcagtggtggtggtggtggagaggaggaaggagcggCGGGTGAGGTGGAGAGGCgggtgggggagggggagggggagtgGAGGGGTGGAGAAGGATTTGCTCATGGAGGTGATGGGTTGATGGAGCTGGACATTGTTTTCATTTTGgttggagggaggaggaggataaTAGATTTGGTTTGTCAGCTTGGATTTGCCTTGTGGGGAAGAACTAAGAAGGAAAGTGGGGCCCTCAAATATCTTATTGGGTGATCAGGGGTTACCCTTTTTACAGTTACAACTCACAAGTGAGTAAACAATTAATTTGACCAAAGCAAATGTCAAATAAACTACTCTTTCTAAGCAACATCATGGGattaaaaaggagagaaagctTGGTAAAAATACATTGAACAACATATAAATGAAAAGGAATGTGAATGAGTGGAGGgatgaaagatgagaaaatatttttttctctttttaaaaagacgaaatcattttccttactCTTGAacgttgtgtttttttttcaggagagaaaaatatatttcttgaCTCGTGTATATTCCGTGAACCgaatgtcaaaaaaattttaaaaaaaattttgaaagtcgTTTTacacaaaacaaacggagccttaaatcTTAATTTAAAAGGAAATAGAGGAGGGGATTTGGTTTCTGAAGTCACTCCAGTCGAATAGAAATATCAACTTTTCAAAGGtcaattgtttttttctctaaacAACTACCAtgtattatatatttttgtgcAAAAATGCATGAAGAGTGAATATTTGAAAAGTGATTTGAATGGAGAATTGTCTAAAACAATCATAAATCTGTTGTACGAcggtcaatttaatcataaacatttcaatttgatcaatttagttctaaattatTTGAGGATTTGCTACAACATGGGCGACTAACGCTGGCGTggatgaattttgcaattttttttaaatttttttaaattttttttttattttcttctctttccttctttttatatCCCTCTGCTGACCTGAGACATAGCTGGCATTCTCCTCCGGacacaaagagaaaaaggggaaaaaaaaaacttctaagaattgaaaaaattgcaaaattgttAATGTCATCgttcgtgccacataggacagctAGCGTTCACGTTGGTGATATTAGGCCAAAATTGGCAAgaaggattacattggcaaatcgtcaaaagctTTAGCactaaaataatcaaattgaaatgtttaagacttttatACAATTAGAGAATGTCGCTTTCCCATTTTCGTCCCATCGATTATTCGAAAGGAGGTTGGGGTTGCTTGAGGAAAGTGCTTTCACCGTCATTCAAACTCATAACTAGGCCCGTTAAACAGGTGGATCTGGTCAGTTTAAAATGATCCAACCTAATGACTTATTTATATGTGATGCAAATTTTGGTGGCTCGTATCCTCCCCTTGTGATCAATGTTCAATAATTTTCTTCTTAAATTGTTTCCTTCGAAGATATACGACTTCATGGATTGGATCGTCGGGGGGGTCAGGTTATAAAAGGAGgagtggaggtggtggtgaaaCTCCGGCTCAGGCCATCCATAAATCAAGAAACACGTTTCAGCTTTGGTTTTGGGTTAAAAATAAATGGTTTCGAGCCATCACAAATCATGAAACAGTTCCAGCTTTGAATTGGATCTTGATCGATCACATCCAAGTTCGAGACATTAATTTCAGGCGTATATCTTGTGATTAATGTGCCGTTTGTCTTTTGCTCACGAAAACATTTCCCACTCCCGGCACATTCCCTCTCTAATTTTTCGTCTCCTCCTTCACCTCTTCataaatactctctctctcttctccgtcGTGCGCGGTAGCCACCACGGAAGCGGAAAGAGAGAAACAACTTCATTCAACTAACCCAC
This genomic interval from Rhodamnia argentea isolate NSW1041297 chromosome 4, ASM2092103v1, whole genome shotgun sequence contains the following:
- the LOC115750956 gene encoding peptidyl-prolyl cis-trans isomerase CYP28, chloroplastic: MSKSFSTPPLPLPLPHPPLHLTRRSFLLSTTTTTAAASFAIPAASLPPPPDTTITDRVFMDFSICPNYFKPDRTISDDLASLCADSVPLGRLVLGLYGHLVPLTVANFKSMCTAPGTSYRNTLVNKIFPGQYFLAGRQGRRDKGEVRPPLSELARNTEAVDSRAFLLRHSRAGVVSLCLSENDDDEKIKMDPEYRNVEFLITTGPGPCPQLDSKNIVFGTVLEGLDVVTTIASIPTYKPSERIRQLNDLAKFLGDDRAPNARAIWNKPLKTVYISDCGELKVSKPTLSPSLP
- the LOC115750955 gene encoding small nuclear ribonucleoprotein SmD3b-like codes for the protein MSRSLGIPVKLLHEASGHIVTVELKSGELYRGSMLECEDNWNCQLENITYTAKDGKVSQLEHVFIRGSKVRFMVIPDMLKNAPMFKRLESRIKGKSSALGVGRGRAVAMRARAQAAGRGAAPGRGVVPPVRR